One Microplitis demolitor isolate Queensland-Clemson2020A chromosome 2, iyMicDemo2.1a, whole genome shotgun sequence DNA segment encodes these proteins:
- the LOC103574825 gene encoding serine-rich adhesin for platelets isoform X6, whose translation MGTNFTKLTRREATQRDVERERRLRLEAESRVRDATAEAEHARARVHHLQRELSRMEESSRGLLQQKQKVDQLKQERTALTISYETRIHQCQAQISKLQLENESIRGQLRGLEAACVGEVHAALVARLATLETEHVALARDADAQRRQYERCLDDVANQVVRALLSQKGLREEIGTLQRRIRELETQNRALSELLAQTTTTTTTTTTTTGSTENKSSELIRGIIEAGPNALVAALGFNNSASWVPLPRPRSLNLKIPTVITAAKYKRHRSIGHKVSEEEGSESPESINRDEGYSTMSSDVQGEGPRGQEPSRGLEDLKEATDETEADVSPDARLIALDTEDPDIIFFPLNLTVGINSRHSYPPSKQILPYQHVMPSFSDSHLYLKLTTSNIKSSPCYNIQSPTGSSSLFFVEEDGWDTDYVQQWLRLDDSRSAQQHRDLLELEYDRAELEDWSFSLSTDDLRSESSSSLIWKEENRNTFISSSTLTAIKEQNPIELEEDANECLWNGASYLADRTGGELVALLMDARTTGPWPYASSPGASWSSGEEGILESSSKRSSTALSGCGSDDPDSPSIGTDFTRDFYRLVKFESTKSLASTSSKSGKPLPPDREQALQSVLSFIAEQQMYLTEMPNNSDNKKFDQTHIQVLDYDYNTKNESTIISSPSLNEQQQVSFEKCERNPAYCCCFESSDKISANMSSYSSNSINRCNFLEPYEGIKTAENLHQDKIIIEPCDVSTSINSNNFNANQLNFSTLTTSSSTITTIATAAAATITTTTTTTTSTTTSSTTTTELGAVPEEDEEAVTSSTPSTVVSPVRTSLFIEGLNQSLSFHERATSKDVINELNRMIRKGEDNQINNQDSSIKQVKTLEKLDLACCCPTGWVHVERDIDFTDPKARANLLDVMLASSESSSAASSSAGSAAGSDSGDEPLPDYRYLHRLHRYRRQKKATAVQAHRFLRISSTWNTSSRPSIIERGQNFFVRYGEKERQAVAYFDFLDEINSQSILSSSSSSSSSSSSSSSTASTTDELENFVPSTNYMKVSPL comes from the exons AGGGAGGCGACACAACGAGATGTGGAACGAGAACGTCGACTACGACTGGAAGCCGAGTCACGGGTACGAGACGCTACGGCTGAAGCGGAACATGCTCGGGCGAGGGTACATCATCTTCAACGCGAACTTTCAAG gATGGAAGAATCATCCCGGGGATTGCTacagcaaaaacaaaaagtggATCAGTTGAAACAAGAAAGAACAGCACTTACAATTTCTTATGAG ACCCGTATACATCAATGTCAAGCACAGATATCCAAATTGCAACTAGAAAATGAGTCGATACGAGGACAATTGAGGGGCTTAGAGGCTGCTTGTGTTGGTGAAGTACATGCTGCTCTTGTTGCTAGGCTTGCAACTTTAGAAACTGAACACGTTGCTCTTGCTAGAGATGCGGATGCTCAAAGAAGACAATATGAAAGATGTCTTGATGACGTTGCTAATCAAGTTGTTCGAGCACTACTCTCTCAAAAG gGTTTAAGAGAAGAAATAGGAACACTTCAAAGGCGTATACGTGAATTAGAAACTCAAAATCGAGCACTTTCTGAATTATTAGCTCAAACAACGACaacgacaacaacaacaacaacaacaacagggAGTACAGAAAATAAATCATCAGAACTAATTAGAGGTATCATTGAAGCAGGGCCTAATGCATTAGTTGCTGCATTAGGATTTAACAATAGTGCATCTTGGGTTCCATTACCAAGACCACGATCACTCAATCTCAAAATACCTACTGTTATCACGGCCGCTAAATATAAACGCCATCGATCTATAg GACACAAAGTATCTGAAGAAGAAGGTAGTGAAAGTCCTGAGAGTATTAACAGAGACGAAGGTTATTCTACAATGTCATCAGATGTCCAGGGTGAAGGTCCACGAGGTCAAGAGCCATCAAGAGGATTAGAAGATCTTAAAGAAGCGACAGATGAAACTGAAGCTGATGTATCTCCAGATGCACGACTCATTGCTTTAGATACTGAAGATccagatattattttttttcctcttaaTCTTACCGTTGGAATAAACTCAAGACATAGTTATCCACCTTCTAAACAAATACTCCCTTATCAACATGTTATGCCAAGTTTTTCCGACAGTCATCTTTATCTAAAACTAACAACATCAAACATAAAAAGTTCACCATGTTATAATATTCAAAGTCCTACAggatcatcatcattattttttgttgaagaAGATGGATGGGATACGGATTATGTTCAACAATGGTTAAG GTTAGATGATTCAAGAAGTGCTCAACAGCATCGTGATCTATTGGAATTAGAGTACGATAGAGCAGAACTAGAAGATTGGAGTTTCTCATTGTCAACAGATGATTTAAGAAGTGAGTCATCATCGTCATTAATTTGGAAAGAAGAAAATCGTAATACTTTTATATCATCATCAACACTTACAGCTATCAAAGAACAAAATCCTATTGAATTGGAGGAAGATGCTAATGAATGTCTATGGAATGGAGCTAGTTATTTGGCTGATCGTACTGGTGGAGAATTA GTTGCACTTTTAATGGATGCTAGAACGACAGGTCCTTGGCCTTATGCTTCAAGTCCTGGTGCGTCTTGGAGTAGTGGTGAAGAAGGTATTCTTGAGAGTTCCAGTAAAAGATCATCAACAGCATTATCAGGTTGTGGCAGTGATGATCCGGATTCACCCTCAATCGGCACCGACTTTACACGTGATTTTTATCGGctagtaaaatttgaaagtacCAAGAGCCTTGCCAGCACGTCTTCCAAAAGTGGCAAACCATTGCCGCCTGATCGAGAACAAGCGCTTCAAAGTGTCTTATCTTTTATTGCAGAACAACAAATGTACCTCACTGAAATGCCAAATAATtccgataataaaaaatttgaccaaaCTCATATTCAAG ttttagacTATGATTATAATACGAAAAATGAGTCGACAATAATATCATCACCGTCATTAAATGAACAACAACAAGTGTCATTTGAAAAATGTGAAAGAAATCCAGCTTACTGTTGTTGCTTTGAATCTTCAGATAAAATATCTGCCAATATGTCTAGTTATAGTAGCAATAGTATTAATCGTTGTAATTTCTTGGAACCCTATGAGGGAATTAAAACTGCTGAAAATTTACatcaagataaaattattattgaacctTGTGATGTCAGTACTAGTATCAACAGCAACAACTTCAATGCTAATCAACTCAATTTTTCGACTTTAACTACATCTTCTTctacaataacaacaatagcaacagcagcagcagcaacaataacaacaacaacaacaacaacaacatcaacaacaacatcaTCAACAACGACAACAGAGCTAGGTGCAGTACCTGAAGAGGATGAAGAGGCCGTAACTTCATCGACTCCTAGTACAGTT GTGAGTCCGGTAAGAAcatcattatttattgaggGACTAAATCAATCTTTGAGCTTCCACGAGCGTGCTACTTCTAAAGACGTTATTAACGAACTAAATAGGATGATAAGAAAAGGCGAggataatcaaataaataaccaaGATTCATCAATTAAACAAGTTAAAACATTGGAAAAACTTGATCTAGCCTGCTGCTGTCCCACTGGATGGGTTCACGTTGAACGTGATATTGACTTTACCGACCCAAAG GCTAGAGCGAATCTTTTAGACGTGATGTTAGCTAGCAGTGAAAGCTCTTCAGCGGCGTCGAGTAGTGCAGGATCTGCTGCAGGCAGTGATTCAGGTGATGAGCCTTTACCTGATTATCGTTATCTTCATCGACTCCATCGTTATCGTCGTCAGAAGAAAG CAACAGCAGTTCAAGCCCATCGTTTTTTACGGATATCATCAACCTGGAACACTTCTTCAAGACCTTCTATCATTGAACGTGGTCAAAATTTCTTTGTAAGATACGGAGAAAAGGAACGTCAAGCAGTGGCATATTTTGACTTTCTTGATGAGATTAATTCACAGTcaatattatcatcatcatcatcatcatcatcatcatcatcatcatcatcatcaacagcATCAACAACTGatgaacttgaaaattttgttcctaGCACAAACTATATGAAAGTGTCgccactttaa
- the LOC103574826 gene encoding CD63 antigen isoform X2, protein MSCAIGCIRWLLFIFNFIFCLCGLALIIPGVIVHLNIKDLSTEMQENVMFPVIAIIIIGSVIFVIAFFGCCGAIRESHCMTVTFAVLLLTILVFQIGIAIFAFIQLKGFDRDSFDHTYDKIFNDYWNENKKQDRIFIDVVQTALSCCGVHGPEDFSSSRPGFNGSIPLSCCPLNFQEPKQQFCNEHPFKSGCSENVAIFFEFAGKLLGGIALGIAGIELVGIIFALCLANSIRNADRRAYRV, encoded by the exons atgtcGTGTGCTATAGGATGTATCAGATGGCTACTATTtatcttcaattttatattttgt CTATGTGGCCTAGCACTTATAATTCCTGGAGTAATTGTTCATTTGAATATCAAAGATTTGTCAACTGAGATGCAAGAAAATGTTATGTTTCCAGtaattgctattattattattgggagtgtaatttttgtaattgcaTTTTTCGGATGCTGCGGTGCTATTAGAGAAAGTCATTGTATGACTGTTACt TTTGCCGTCCTGCTTCTAACGATTTTAGTATTTCAAATTGGTATTGCaatttttgcttttattcaattaaaaggATTTGATAGAGACTCATTTGACCATacttatgataaaattttcaatgattactggaatgagaataaaaaacaagATCGGATATTCATAGATGTTGTTCAAACTGct CTGAGTTGTTGTGGTGTTCATGGACCTGAAGATTTCTCTTCCTCAAGACCAGGATTTAATGGTTCAATTCCATTAAGTTGCTgtccattaaattttcaggaacCTAAACAACAATTTTGTAATGAACATCCATTTAAGAGTGGATGCTCAGAGAATGTAGctattttctttgaatttgCTGGAAAGCTGCTTGGTGGTATTGCTCTAGGAATTGCCGGCATTGAACTCGTTGGTATTATATTTGCTCTATGTCTTGCTAATTCCATACGTAATGCTGATCGTCGAGCGTACAGAGTTTAG
- the LOC103574826 gene encoding CD63 antigen isoform X1, protein MMNCGESTIKYLLFIFNFIFTLCGLALIIPGVIVHLNIKDLSTEMQENVMFPVIAIIIIGSVIFVIAFFGCCGAIRESHCMTVTFAVLLLTILVFQIGIAIFAFIQLKGFDRDSFDHTYDKIFNDYWNENKKQDRIFIDVVQTALSCCGVHGPEDFSSSRPGFNGSIPLSCCPLNFQEPKQQFCNEHPFKSGCSENVAIFFEFAGKLLGGIALGIAGIELVGIIFALCLANSIRNADRRAYRV, encoded by the exons atGATGAATTGTGGAGAAAGTACTATCAAgtatttacttttcattttcaacTTTATATTTACA CTATGTGGCCTAGCACTTATAATTCCTGGAGTAATTGTTCATTTGAATATCAAAGATTTGTCAACTGAGATGCAAGAAAATGTTATGTTTCCAGtaattgctattattattattgggagtgtaatttttgtaattgcaTTTTTCGGATGCTGCGGTGCTATTAGAGAAAGTCATTGTATGACTGTTACt TTTGCCGTCCTGCTTCTAACGATTTTAGTATTTCAAATTGGTATTGCaatttttgcttttattcaattaaaaggATTTGATAGAGACTCATTTGACCATacttatgataaaattttcaatgattactggaatgagaataaaaaacaagATCGGATATTCATAGATGTTGTTCAAACTGct CTGAGTTGTTGTGGTGTTCATGGACCTGAAGATTTCTCTTCCTCAAGACCAGGATTTAATGGTTCAATTCCATTAAGTTGCTgtccattaaattttcaggaacCTAAACAACAATTTTGTAATGAACATCCATTTAAGAGTGGATGCTCAGAGAATGTAGctattttctttgaatttgCTGGAAAGCTGCTTGGTGGTATTGCTCTAGGAATTGCCGGCATTGAACTCGTTGGTATTATATTTGCTCTATGTCTTGCTAATTCCATACGTAATGCTGATCGTCGAGCGTACAGAGTTTAG
- the LOC103574830 gene encoding ubiquitin conjugation factor E4 A gives MSDNNLNENPFVGLFPTPNEAAFFLSEATSTTINSSLVTTTTTTILTDSSPTSALVPSETISQPVSNSSIQQENNFNLIDCFENKHNDNIKPFIDPDSKLNDDVLKEKITNEIIEQVFGFILNHKTRSSSTNKQLVSIDSDNIENGIWERLTLLDIETKLVPIKKEIITDPHFIQPEVISYLFECYCRLEKIYKENDSVDKKFLNDTINYLKKITLRSVGTALQPDIIQDQEVHTQYIRLFMDDSILTQVEKFTQELSAIIMIDYPEDFQNIFMSSFKPILEIINNQVVSSNLIVFRNYWFNVLQTFSNIEPLAEMFISYCTPITSSSSSSSSSSSSSSLTMTNNEQGSAYGNTLLGNLLSLSCLPKTFNGSFDFFNDKPLIQPTITTTEGNIWTATDALCESLYKIMHSLLKCSVQVRHLTLDWLGKCLQANASRGKLWNNSQITIGSNGLSPLVVSDGFMLNLGNVLLRLCQPFCTLKKIPKIDPTYCAAAVESLNEDERRTRGIHLLGINKETCLIPSTSSSSDYDNTNNNECKKKDEGNLISDNFGFITECFYLTHRSLDLGYRIVLDKLMKTNQELGRIQRIYNDAQSSPNSQVFQIITQRMEMEMTKYLSYRASLLSPAMLNLVAKFHATTAFWLMQVIIDIPNNDNDNDDDDTVATTATTATTTTTTTTTTTTTTTTTNDDNNRKIKKMSYNLLEQEPKSITFPLPETVPETLKYIPEFIVENTIGFICFLRRFNPNIFEEQGENFLNPILTEIIVLMESPKRLFNPHLRAQLAETLEALLPNSTPLSYKSINDNGENIDNDNDNGVVIFDYDDDDDNDIDDDYHNNSSYSQRQRQQQQQKQQQLSTLGTFNREKLFINHPHCKEIVKNLVEVFVSIEMTGQSVQFEQKFNYRRPMYTVMKYLWKIKQHRDNFKYLAKEAEDNMEAVNPPLFLRFINLLMNDAVFLLDEALSNMAQLKQMLNARENGEWDKLPAHERDQQINYLNHIGMIARFDNILGRETISTLKMLTSEIKSIFCHSTMVDRIASMLNYLLFELVGPNKKNFKVKDQKEYEFKPAKLVLNICVIYINLGTNDNFTLAVSQDGRSYRNNLFKLANNVLLRIGGISILDNLDKFSIRVANAAAIKKKEEEILTDAPDEFLDPIMSTLMIDPVILPSSKISVDRQTIARHLLSDQTDPFNRSPLTMDMVKSDVNLRNRIQEWIMSKKQSSSSSLLSSSS, from the exons atgtctgataataatttaaatgaaaatccATTTGTTGGCTTATTTCCCACACCCAATGAagctgcattttttttatctgaagcAACTTCAACGACTATTAATTCATCATTAGTGACTACGACTACAACAACAATATTAACAGATTCATCACCGACATCAGCATTAGTACCATCAGAAACAATTAGTCAGCCCGTGTCAAACTCGAGTATTCAAcaagaaaacaattttaatttaattgattgttttgaaaataaacataatgataatattaaacCTTTTATTGATCCTgatagtaaattaaatgatgacgttttaaaagaaaaaataacaaatgaaataattgaacaagtttttggttttattttgaatcataAAACTCGATCGAGTTCAACTAATAAACAGTTGGTGTCGATAGACAGCGATAATATTGAAAATGGTATCTGGGAACGTCTTACATTACTTGATATTGAAACCAAATTAgttccaataaaaaaagaaataattactGATCCTCATTTTATTCAACCAGAAGttatttcatatctttttgaGTGTTATTGTAGgcttgaaaaaatatacaaagaaaatgattcagttgacaaaaaatttttaaatgacactattaattatcttaaaaaaataacattaagaTCTGTAGGTACAGCTTTACAACCAGATATTATCCAAGATCAAGag gTTCATACTCAATACATAAGATTATTTATGGACGATTCAATATTAACtcaagttgaaaaatttacccAAGAATTATCAGCtataataatgatagattATCCTgaagattttcaaaatattttcatgtCATCTTTTAAACcaatattagaaataattaataatcaagttGTTTCGAGTAATCTTATAGTATTTCGTAATTATTGGTTTAATGTTTTacaaactttttcaaatattgagCCTCTTGCTGAAATGTTTATCAGCTACTGTACTCCTAtaacatcatcatcatcatcatcatcatcatcatcatcatcatcgtcattaACAATGACGAATAATGAACAAGGTTCTGCTTATGGAAATACTTTATtaggtaatttattatcattaagtTGCTTACCAAAAACATTTAATGgatcttttgatttttttaatgataaaccATTAATTCAACCAACAATAACTACAACTGAAGGTAATATTTGGACGGCAACAGATGCTCTTTGTGAATCATTGTATAAGATAATGCATTCTTTACTTAAATGTTCAGTACAAGTAAGACATTTGACACTTGATTGGTTGGGTAAATGTTTGCAAGCAAACGCTAGTCGTGGAAAACTTTGGAATAATTCACAAATAACAATAGGTAGTAATGGATTATCACCTTTAGTTGTTTCTGATGGTTTTATGTTAAATCTTGGTAATGTTTTATTACGATTATGTCAACCATTTtgtacattgaaaaaaattccaaaaattgaTCCAACGTATTGTGCAGCAGCTGTTGAATCACTAAATGAAGATGAAAGACGTACAAGAGGTATTCATTTACTGGGAATAAACAAAGAAACGTGTTTAATACCTtcaacatcatcatcatctgattatgataatactaataataatgaatgtaaaaaaaaagatgaggGTAATTTAATAAGTGATAATTTTGGATTTATCActgaatgtttttatttaactcataGATCATTAGATTTGGGTTATCGTAttgttcttgataaattaatgaaaacaaatcAAGAATTAGGACGAATACAACGAATATATAATGATGCACAGTCAAGTCCAAATTCTcaagtatttcaaataataactCAACGTATGGAAATGGAAAtgactaaatatttatcatatcgTGCTAGTTTATTATCTCCAGCAATGTTAAATCTTGTTGCTAAATTTCATGCAACTACTGCTTTTTGGTTAATGCAAGTTATTATTGACATTCCtaataatgacaatgataatgatgatgatgatactgttgctactactgctactactgctactactactactactactactactactactactactactactactactactaatgatgataataatagaaaaattaaaaaaatgagttataatttattggaaCAAGAACCAAAATCTATAACATTCCCACTTCCAGAGACTGTACcagaaactttaaaatatataccagAATTTATTGTGGAAAATACAATaggatttatttgttttttacgtCGTTTTAATCCAAACATATTTGAAGAACagggtgaaaattttttaaatcctatattgactgaaataattgttttaatggAATCACCAAAACGATTATTTAATCCTCATCTTCGTGCACAATTAGCAGAAACACTTGAAGCTCTTTTACCAAATTCAACACCATTATCTTACAAAAGTATAAATGATAATGGAGAAAAtatagataatgataatgataacggtgttgttatttttgattatgatgatgatgatgataatgatattgatgatgattatcataataatagtagttatTCTCAACGTCaacgacaacaacaacagcaaaaacaacaacaattatCAACACTTGGAACATTTaatagagaaaaattatttataaatcatccTCATTGTAaagaaatagttaaaaatctTGTTGAGGTATTTGTAAGTATTGAAATGACTGGTCAAAGTGTACaatttgaacaaaaatttaattatcgtcGTCCAATGTATACtgttatgaaatatttatggaaaataaaacaacatcgtgataattttaaatatcttgcTAAAGAAGCTGAAGATAATATGGAAGCTGTTAATCCACCATTATTTTTACGttttataaatcttttaaTGAATGATgctgtatttttattagatgAAGCATTATCAAATATGGcacaattaaaacaaatgttAAATGCTAGAGAAAATGGAGAATGGGATAAATTACCAGCTCATGAACGtgatcaacaaataaattatcttaatCATATTGGTATGATTGCACGTTTTGATAATATTCTTGGACGTGAAACAATATCAAcattaaaaatgttaacatctgaaataaaatcaattttttgtcattcaaCAATGGTTGATCGTATTGCATCAAtgcttaattatttattatttgaattagttggaccaaataaaaaaaattttaaagttaaagaTCAAAAAGAATATGAATTTAAACCAgcaaaattagttttaaatatatgtgttatatatattaatcttggaacaaatgataattttaccCTTGCGGTATCACAAGATGGACGATCATatcgtaataatttatttaaacttgctAATAATGTTCTTTTACGTATTGGTGGTATAagtattttagataatttagataaattttccatACGAGTTGCTAATGCTgcagctattaaaaaaaaagaagaagaaattcTTACAGATGCACCTGATGAATTTTTAGATCCAATAATGTCAACATTGATGATCGATCCTGTTATATTACCATCTTCAAAAATATCAGTAGATCGTCAAACAATTGCGag aCATCTATTGAGTGATCAAACTGATCCATTTAATCGTTCACCACTTACAATGGATATGGTTAAATCAGATGTAAATCTTCGTAATAGAATTCAAGAATGGATAATGTCTAAAAAACAATCAAGTTCTTCATCATTGTTATCATCttcatcataa